From a region of the Streptomyces caniferus genome:
- the trpD gene encoding anthranilate phosphoribosyltransferase, whose translation MNVATPLGGDSVAAHTWPGILNALLDGRDLAADDTAWAMDRIMRGEASDAQIAGFAVALRAKGETVAEISGLVRTMYAHARLIEVPGPSVDIVGTGGDGAKTVNISTMSSIVVAGTGAKVVKHGNRAASSASGASDVLEKLGVNLDLTPQRVTEVAQEAGITFCFAVKFHPSLRHVANARGQLGIRTTFNVLGPLTNPAKVRAQATGVADARMAPILAGVLAERGSSALVFRGDDGLDELTTTATSRVWIVRDGTVREEAFDPRDVGIPLVPVEALRGADASYNAEVARRLLDGETGPVRDAVLLNSAAALVALEPADAPLAEQIRAGIDKAAAAIDSGAARQALERWVAASNT comes from the coding sequence ATGAACGTTGCGACCCCCCTCGGCGGCGACAGCGTGGCGGCCCACACCTGGCCGGGCATCCTCAACGCCCTGCTCGACGGCCGGGACCTCGCCGCGGACGACACCGCATGGGCGATGGACAGGATCATGCGGGGCGAGGCCAGCGACGCCCAGATCGCCGGCTTCGCGGTGGCGCTGCGGGCCAAGGGCGAGACCGTCGCGGAGATCTCCGGACTGGTGCGCACGATGTACGCGCACGCCCGGCTGATCGAGGTGCCCGGGCCGAGCGTGGACATCGTCGGCACCGGCGGCGACGGCGCCAAGACCGTCAACATCTCCACGATGTCCTCGATCGTGGTGGCCGGCACCGGCGCCAAGGTCGTCAAGCACGGCAACCGCGCCGCGTCCTCGGCCAGCGGCGCCTCCGACGTGCTGGAGAAGCTCGGCGTCAATCTCGACCTCACCCCGCAGCGGGTCACCGAGGTCGCCCAGGAAGCGGGCATCACCTTCTGCTTCGCGGTGAAGTTCCACCCCTCGCTGCGGCACGTCGCCAATGCCCGGGGCCAGCTCGGCATCCGTACGACGTTCAATGTGCTGGGCCCGCTGACCAACCCCGCGAAGGTCCGCGCCCAGGCGACCGGCGTCGCGGACGCCCGGATGGCGCCGATCCTGGCCGGGGTGCTCGCCGAGCGCGGTTCGTCGGCGCTGGTCTTCCGGGGCGACGACGGCCTGGACGAGCTGACCACGACCGCGACCTCCCGGGTCTGGATCGTCCGGGACGGCACGGTGCGCGAGGAGGCCTTCGACCCGCGGGACGTGGGCATCCCCCTGGTCCCGGTGGAGGCGCTGCGCGGCGCGGACGCGTCGTACAACGCGGAGGTGGCCCGCCGGCTGCTGGACGGGGAGACCGGCCCGGTGCGCGACGCGGTGCTGCTGAACTCCGCCGCGGCGCTCGTCGCGCTGGAGCCGGCCGACGCTCCACTGGCGGAGCAGATCCGGGCCGGTATCGACAAGGCCGCCGCCGCGATCGACTCGGGAGCGGCCCGGCAGGCGCTGGAGCGCTGGGTGGCCGCCAGCAACACATGA
- a CDS encoding rhomboid family intramembrane serine protease, whose translation MTNVLIALCCVVFAVGPASGLNRIYGTGDALLKAQTAYFERWGVIPLDLWSGSARALITPLTALFVHGSWLHLLGNVLFLYVFGGMTEARMGRLPFTAFYLIIGYLALLGYAAAHAASGQTLVGASGSISGVLGAFLFLFPTARVTSVFPFLFFLPLRFPAWIVLLFWFVLQWQAAGDDPRGPGVAYLAHVVGFALGFLYAWARYGRDSVGATRGDDRATEGESQP comes from the coding sequence ATGACGAATGTGCTGATCGCCCTGTGCTGTGTGGTCTTCGCGGTCGGCCCCGCCTCCGGACTGAACCGGATATACGGCACCGGCGATGCCCTGCTGAAGGCCCAGACCGCGTACTTCGAGCGGTGGGGGGTGATCCCGCTGGACCTGTGGAGCGGTTCGGCACGGGCGCTGATCACCCCGCTCACCGCACTCTTCGTCCACGGCAGCTGGCTGCACCTGCTCGGCAACGTGCTGTTCCTCTACGTCTTCGGCGGAATGACCGAGGCACGTATGGGCCGGCTGCCGTTCACCGCCTTCTACCTCATCATCGGCTACCTGGCGCTGCTCGGCTACGCGGCCGCGCACGCCGCCTCGGGCCAGACCCTGGTGGGTGCGTCCGGCTCGATCTCCGGCGTCCTCGGCGCCTTCCTCTTCCTCTTCCCCACGGCCCGGGTCACCAGCGTCTTCCCGTTCCTGTTCTTCCTGCCGCTGCGCTTCCCCGCCTGGATCGTGCTGCTGTTCTGGTTCGTCCTGCAGTGGCAGGCCGCCGGCGACGACCCCCGCGGTCCCGGCGTCGCCTACCTCGCCCATGTCGTCGGCTTCGCACTCGGCTTCCTCTACGCCTGGGCCCGCTACGGGAGGGATAGTGTGGGGGCCACCAGGGGAGATGACCGGGCGACCGAGGGAGAGAGCCAGCCGTGA
- a CDS encoding response regulator transcription factor, translating into MQATATVLVYSDNAHTREQVRLAAGRRPAADAPQIEILECATAPAVLEALEQGGIDVCVLDGETAPAGGMGVCRQIKDEIFQCPPVLLLIGRPQDAWLATWSRADAAVTHPLDPVAFADALAGLLRRRNLVQA; encoded by the coding sequence ATGCAGGCGACTGCCACGGTGCTGGTCTACAGCGACAACGCCCACACCCGCGAGCAGGTCCGGCTGGCGGCCGGACGGCGCCCCGCCGCCGATGCCCCGCAGATCGAGATCCTGGAGTGCGCCACCGCGCCCGCCGTCCTGGAGGCTCTGGAGCAGGGCGGCATCGACGTCTGCGTGCTGGACGGCGAGACCGCGCCGGCGGGCGGGATGGGCGTCTGCCGGCAGATCAAGGACGAGATCTTCCAGTGCCCGCCGGTGCTGCTGCTGATCGGCCGCCCCCAGGACGCCTGGCTGGCGACCTGGAGCCGTGCGGATGCCGCGGTGACGCATCCGCTGGACCCGGTCGCCTTCGCGGACGCCCTGGCCGGCCTGCTGCGCCGCAGGAACCTCGTACAGGCCTGA
- the qcrA gene encoding cytochrome bc1 complex Rieske iron-sulfur subunit — MSETGRHEDVPEEILPSERETAHEGAVATAENPFADPGLPPHEHRAQDIDEQAARRSERTVAMLFVVSMVATVAFIASYVAIPIDKIVYIWPIGHISALNFALGLTLGAALFCIGAGAVHWARTLMSDEEVADDRHPIEAAPEVKAKVMADFAAGAKESQLGRRKLIRNTMFGALALVPLSGVVLLRDLGPLPGTKLRTTNWKRGVRLVNQSTNLPLRPEDIAVGSLTFAKPEGLEEDDEEFAEKIAKDALMLVRIQPQDIKDKHELSWSHEGIVAYSKICTHVGCPISLYEQQTHHVLCPCHQSTFDLSDGGRVIFGPAGHALPQLHITEKDGFLEAASGFEEPVGPSFWERG, encoded by the coding sequence ATGAGCGAGACTGGACGACACGAAGACGTGCCAGAAGAAATTCTTCCCAGTGAGCGGGAGACGGCTCACGAAGGTGCGGTGGCCACGGCGGAGAACCCGTTCGCCGACCCGGGCCTGCCGCCCCACGAGCACCGCGCCCAGGACATCGACGAGCAGGCCGCCAGGCGCTCCGAGCGCACCGTGGCGATGCTCTTCGTGGTGTCGATGGTGGCCACGGTCGCCTTCATCGCCTCGTACGTGGCGATCCCGATCGACAAGATCGTCTACATCTGGCCGATCGGTCACATCAGCGCGCTGAACTTCGCGCTCGGTCTGACCCTCGGCGCGGCGCTGTTCTGCATCGGCGCCGGTGCGGTCCACTGGGCCCGCACGCTGATGTCGGACGAGGAGGTCGCCGACGACCGGCACCCGATCGAGGCCGCCCCCGAGGTCAAGGCCAAGGTCATGGCGGACTTCGCGGCGGGTGCCAAGGAGTCGCAGCTCGGCCGTCGCAAGCTGATCCGCAACACGATGTTCGGTGCGCTGGCCCTGGTGCCGCTCTCCGGTGTCGTCCTGCTGCGCGACCTCGGGCCGCTGCCCGGGACCAAGCTGCGCACGACGAACTGGAAGAGGGGCGTCCGGCTCGTCAACCAGTCCACGAACCTCCCGCTGCGTCCCGAGGACATCGCGGTCGGCTCCCTGACGTTCGCCAAGCCCGAGGGCCTGGAGGAGGACGACGAGGAGTTCGCGGAGAAGATCGCCAAGGACGCCCTGATGCTCGTGCGGATCCAGCCGCAGGACATCAAGGACAAGCACGAACTCTCCTGGTCGCACGAGGGCATCGTGGCGTACTCGAAGATCTGCACCCACGTGGGTTGCCCGATCAGCCTGTACGAGCAGCAGACGCACCACGTGCTCTGCCCCTGCCACCAGTCGACGTTCGACCTCTCTGACGGTGGTCGGGTGATCTTCGGTCCTGCCGGACACGCCCTGCCGCAGCTGCACATCACGGAGAAGGACGGCTTCCTGGAGGCCGCAAGCGGCTTCGAGGAGCCCGTCGGCCCGAGTTTCTGGGAGCGCGGATGA
- a CDS encoding L,D-transpeptidase encodes MSHRPRTRTVLSCGLLLVPLAVSATACGGSDSDALSANPYDAADQISANTPDGAKKADPDKPLEVSVKGDDARITDVTATDATGRFVRGELSADGRHWRTTVPLAAGSRYTVRVSTEEEDGSPGRKTLVVNTRGADGQLTATFGPKEGEYGVGQPVTAELSQPIKDQKARAIVESALKVDSMPRVQGSWHWVDDKKLHFRPKEYWPAHATISVHSNLAGLKVAKGLYGGPSKPVKLTTGDRVEAITDAAAHHMTVLRNGESINTIPVTTGKPGFSTRNGVKVVLGKESFVRMRSTTVGIAAGSSDSYDLPVYWATRVTWSGEYVHAAPWSVGSQGAANVSHGCTGMSTSNAQWFFNTVRVGDIVKVVNSGGETMTPFDNGFGDWNMPWQEWRDGSALKSKAASTTGTADRAQDPAADARLRPKL; translated from the coding sequence ATGAGTCACAGACCTCGAACCCGGACGGTGCTGAGCTGCGGCCTCCTGCTCGTGCCCCTTGCGGTGAGCGCCACCGCGTGCGGGGGCTCGGATTCGGATGCGCTCTCCGCCAATCCCTACGACGCGGCCGACCAGATCTCGGCCAACACCCCTGACGGCGCCAAGAAAGCGGACCCCGACAAGCCGCTCGAGGTCTCCGTCAAGGGGGACGACGCGCGGATCACCGACGTGACCGCCACCGATGCCACCGGCCGCTTCGTACGCGGCGAGCTGAGCGCCGACGGCAGGCACTGGCGCACCACGGTGCCCCTTGCCGCCGGCAGCCGCTACACGGTGCGGGTGAGCACCGAGGAGGAGGACGGTTCACCCGGCCGTAAGACGCTCGTGGTCAACACCCGCGGCGCCGACGGCCAGTTGACCGCCACATTCGGCCCGAAAGAGGGCGAGTACGGCGTCGGCCAGCCGGTCACCGCCGAGCTCAGCCAGCCGATCAAGGACCAGAAGGCCCGGGCCATCGTCGAGAGCGCCCTGAAGGTCGACTCCATGCCGCGGGTCCAGGGCTCCTGGCACTGGGTCGACGACAAGAAACTGCACTTCCGCCCCAAGGAGTACTGGCCCGCGCACGCCACCATCTCGGTGCACAGCAACCTGGCGGGCCTGAAGGTCGCCAAGGGGCTCTACGGAGGCCCGTCCAAGCCCGTGAAGCTCACCACCGGCGACCGGGTGGAGGCCATCACCGACGCGGCTGCGCACCACATGACGGTGCTGCGCAACGGTGAGTCGATCAACACCATCCCCGTGACCACCGGCAAGCCCGGCTTCTCCACCCGCAACGGCGTCAAGGTCGTCCTCGGCAAGGAGAGCTTCGTACGGATGCGCAGCACGACCGTCGGCATCGCCGCCGGGAGCTCGGACTCCTACGACCTGCCGGTCTACTGGGCCACCCGGGTCACCTGGAGCGGTGAGTACGTCCACGCCGCCCCCTGGTCCGTCGGATCGCAGGGCGCGGCGAACGTCAGCCACGGCTGTACGGGCATGTCCACCAGCAACGCCCAGTGGTTCTTCAACACCGTGCGGGTCGGCGACATCGTCAAGGTCGTCAACAGCGGCGGCGAGACCATGACGCCGTTCGACAACGGCTTCGGCGACTGGAACATGCCCTGGCAGGAGTGGCGCGACGGCAGCGCCCTGAAGAGCAAGGCCGCCAGCACCACGGGAACCGCCGACCGCGCCCAGGACCCCGCCGCCGACGCCCGGCTGCGCCCGAAGCTCTGA
- the qcrB gene encoding cytochrome bc1 complex cytochrome b subunit, whose protein sequence is MSNETTATSARRGPAPRGERIADWADGRLGIYSLAKSNMRKIFPDHWSFMLGEVALYSFIIIILTGVYLTLFFHPSMAEVTYHGSYVPMQGIRMTQAFESTLDISFDVRGGLLIRQIHHWAALVFLAAMMVHMMRVFFTGAFRKPREVNWLFGFLLFVLGMFTGFTGYSLPDDLLSGTGVRFIEGVILAMPLVGSYLQFFIFGGEFPGHDIIPRFFTVHVLLLPGIMLGLLVAHLILVFYHKHTQFPGAGKTNNNVVGMPLLPVYMAKAGGFFFLVFGVIAAIAAIASINPVWAIGPYRPDQVSTGAQPDWYMGFAEGLVRVMPGWEWNFWGHTVNFGVLIPILIFPLVLVAIAVYPFVESWVKGDKREHHILDRPRNVPTRTGFGVAWLIAYFVMLIGGGNDLWATHFHLSINSITWFVRIGFFVLPVLGFIATKRICMGLQRRDKDKVLHGRESGIIKRLPHGEFIEVHEPLDQEQLHVLTQHEQPAPLELGPEVDENGVARKVSRSQKLRAKLSKSYYGEDNVIAKPTVEEYKEITSGHGHH, encoded by the coding sequence ATGAGTAACGAGACAACCGCGACCAGCGCACGTCGTGGCCCGGCGCCACGGGGCGAGCGGATCGCGGACTGGGCGGACGGCCGGCTGGGCATCTACAGCCTCGCCAAGTCCAACATGCGCAAGATCTTCCCGGACCACTGGTCCTTCATGCTGGGTGAGGTCGCGCTCTACAGCTTCATCATCATCATCCTGACCGGTGTCTACCTGACGCTGTTCTTCCACCCGAGCATGGCCGAGGTGACCTATCACGGTTCCTATGTGCCCATGCAGGGGATCCGGATGACCCAGGCCTTCGAGTCGACGCTGGACATCAGCTTCGACGTACGCGGTGGCCTGCTCATCCGCCAGATCCACCACTGGGCCGCGCTGGTCTTCCTGGCCGCGATGATGGTCCACATGATGCGGGTGTTCTTCACCGGCGCCTTCCGCAAGCCGCGTGAGGTCAACTGGCTGTTCGGCTTCCTGCTGTTCGTGCTGGGCATGTTCACCGGCTTCACCGGTTACTCGCTCCCCGACGACCTGCTCTCCGGCACCGGTGTGCGGTTCATCGAGGGCGTCATCCTGGCGATGCCGCTGGTCGGTTCGTACCTGCAGTTCTTCATCTTCGGCGGGGAGTTCCCGGGGCACGACATCATCCCGCGGTTCTTCACGGTGCACGTCCTGCTGCTGCCGGGCATCATGCTCGGCCTGCTGGTGGCGCACCTGATCCTGGTCTTCTACCACAAGCACACGCAGTTCCCGGGTGCCGGCAAGACCAACAACAACGTCGTGGGCATGCCGCTGCTGCCGGTCTACATGGCCAAGGCCGGAGGCTTCTTCTTCCTGGTCTTCGGTGTGATCGCCGCGATCGCCGCGATCGCCAGCATCAACCCGGTGTGGGCCATCGGCCCCTACCGGCCCGACCAGGTGTCCACCGGCGCCCAGCCCGACTGGTACATGGGCTTCGCCGAGGGTCTGGTGCGTGTCATGCCGGGCTGGGAGTGGAACTTCTGGGGCCACACCGTCAACTTCGGCGTGCTGATCCCGATCCTGATCTTCCCGCTGGTCCTGGTCGCGATCGCGGTCTACCCGTTCGTCGAGTCCTGGGTCAAGGGCGACAAGCGCGAGCACCACATCCTGGACCGCCCGCGCAACGTGCCGACCCGTACCGGCTTCGGTGTCGCCTGGCTGATCGCGTACTTCGTGATGCTGATCGGTGGCGGCAACGACCTGTGGGCCACCCACTTCCACCTGTCGATCAACTCGATCACCTGGTTCGTCCGGATCGGATTCTTCGTCCTTCCGGTGCTGGGCTTCATCGCCACCAAGCGGATCTGCATGGGTCTGCAGCGGCGCGACAAGGACAAGGTGCTGCACGGACGCGAGTCCGGCATCATCAAGCGCCTGCCGCACGGTGAGTTCATCGAGGTCCACGAGCCGCTCGACCAGGAGCAGCTGCACGTGCTCACCCAGCACGAGCAGCCCGCGCCGCTCGAGCTCGGCCCGGAGGTCGACGAGAACGGTGTGGCGCGCAAGGTGTCGCGCTCGCAGAAGCTGCGCGCCAAGCTCTCGAAGAGCTACTACGGCGAGGACAACGTCATCGCCAAGCCCACGGTCGAGGAGTACAAGGAGATCACCAGCGGCCACGGCCACCACTGA
- the qcrC gene encoding cytochrome bc1 complex diheme cytochrome c subunit produces MKKLSARRRHPLAALVVLLFALAVTGGLYAAFAPADKAQADDTAQSLAVKEGKKLFAVGCASCHGTGGQGTSDGPSLVGVGAAAVDFQVGTGRMPAQQPGAQVPRKKNIYTNAQIDQLAAYVASLGAGPSVPSKEQYSPDGADIGKGGELFRTNCAQCHNFTGKGGALTDGKFAPTLEGVDPKHIYEAMETGPQNMPSFGDGSLSKENKKDIIAYLGAVNGDESESPGGLDLGGLGPVSEGLFGYIFGLGALIAVAIWVAARTTKAKKS; encoded by the coding sequence GTGAAAAAGCTCTCCGCACGACGGCGCCATCCGCTGGCGGCGCTCGTCGTCCTACTCTTCGCGCTGGCGGTCACTGGGGGGCTGTACGCCGCGTTCGCGCCGGCGGACAAGGCTCAGGCCGATGACACCGCCCAGTCTCTTGCCGTCAAGGAGGGCAAGAAGCTCTTCGCCGTGGGCTGCGCCAGCTGCCACGGCACCGGCGGTCAGGGCACCTCCGACGGCCCGAGCCTGGTCGGCGTGGGCGCCGCAGCCGTCGACTTCCAGGTGGGCACCGGCCGTATGCCGGCCCAGCAGCCCGGCGCCCAGGTGCCGCGGAAGAAGAACATCTACACCAACGCCCAGATCGACCAGCTCGCGGCCTACGTCGCGTCGCTGGGCGCCGGTCCGAGCGTGCCGTCCAAGGAGCAGTACAGCCCCGACGGTGCCGACATCGGCAAGGGCGGCGAGCTGTTCCGCACCAACTGCGCGCAGTGCCACAACTTCACCGGCAAGGGCGGCGCCCTGACCGACGGCAAGTTCGCACCGACGCTCGAGGGCGTGGACCCCAAGCACATCTACGAGGCCATGGAGACCGGCCCGCAGAACATGCCCTCCTTCGGCGACGGCTCGCTGTCGAAGGAGAACAAGAAGGACATCATCGCGTACCTCGGCGCCGTCAACGGCGATGAATCCGAGAGCCCCGGCGGCCTCGACCTCGGCGGTCTCGGTCCGGTCAGTGAGGGTCTCTTCGGTTACATCTTCGGCCTGGGCGCGCTGATCGCGGTCGCCATCTGGGTCGCAGCCCGGACTACGAAGGCCAAGAAGTCATGA
- the ctaE gene encoding aa3-type cytochrome oxidase subunit III, with amino-acid sequence MSVVATATTVETGHAHPSVNRPNLTSVGTIIWLSSELMFFAALFAMYFTLRSVTGSEYWKESASALNLPFSATNTTILVLSSLTCQLGVFAAERGDVKKLRAWFVVTFIMGAIFIGGQVFEYTELVKHEGLSLSSGPYGSVFYLTTGFHGLHVTGGLIAFLLVLGRTYAAKRFTHTQATAAIVVSYYWHFVDVVWIGLFATIYLIR; translated from the coding sequence ATGTCGGTCGTGGCGACAGCAACGACAGTAGAAACCGGGCACGCGCACCCGTCGGTCAATCGGCCGAACCTCACCAGCGTCGGAACCATCATCTGGCTGAGTTCCGAGCTGATGTTCTTCGCGGCCCTCTTCGCGATGTACTTCACCCTTCGTTCGGTGACCGGATCCGAGTATTGGAAGGAATCCGCCAGTGCGCTGAATCTTCCGTTCTCCGCGACCAACACCACGATCCTGGTGCTCAGCTCCCTGACCTGCCAGCTCGGCGTTTTCGCCGCCGAGCGCGGCGACGTCAAGAAGCTCCGGGCCTGGTTCGTGGTCACCTTCATCATGGGTGCGATCTTCATCGGCGGTCAGGTCTTCGAGTACACGGAGCTGGTCAAGCACGAGGGCCTGTCGCTCTCGTCCGGCCCGTACGGCTCGGTGTTCTACCTGACCACCGGCTTCCACGGACTGCATGTGACGGGCGGTCTGATCGCCTTCCTGCTGGTCCTGGGCAGGACGTACGCGGCCAAGAGGTTCACCCACACGCAGGCCACCGCGGCCATCGTCGTGTCCTACTACTGGCACTTCGTCGATGTCGTCTGGATCGGCCTCTTCGCCACGATCTACCTGATCCGGTAA
- a CDS encoding aminotransferase class V-fold PLP-dependent enzyme: MSASAVAADRSVCAPLPVLGRDVLVPLVTGGEVDYAALDYAASAPTLQRVWDDVAAYAPYYGSVHRGAGYLSQLSTDLFENSRRTIAEFLGCGTEDQVVFTRSTTDSLNLLAAVLPQDTRVFVFETEHHASLLPWEQRADVAVTYLNAPRTPQQAVDTLEKALAEREPYGPALVCVTGASNVTGELWPVRELAAAAHAHGARIVLDAAQLAPHHPVDITELDVDWVAFSGHKLYAPFGAGVLAGRADWLQAAAPYLAGGGASRKVSRRTDGGVDVEWHTTAARHEAGSPNVIGAYAIASACRALTEAGFDGLVAREQELITRVREGLAEVPEVNVLSLFGDDAARVGVLSFVVEGWNSSHFAAALSAEYGIGVRDGLFCAHPLVRTLLGSEPQEPGECGAPEAAPGERSLNAIRVSLGVGTPDEHVDRFLRAVKELVTDGARWNYHTEDGRCVPARSAG, translated from the coding sequence ATGTCTGCCTCCGCCGTTGCCGCCGACCGTTCCGTTTGTGCCCCGCTGCCGGTTCTCGGCCGGGATGTCCTCGTCCCGCTCGTGACCGGCGGCGAAGTCGACTACGCCGCGCTGGACTACGCCGCCAGCGCGCCCACGCTGCAGCGGGTCTGGGACGACGTGGCGGCCTACGCCCCGTACTACGGGAGCGTGCACCGCGGCGCCGGATACCTCTCGCAGCTCTCCACCGACCTCTTCGAGAACAGCCGCCGGACGATCGCGGAGTTCCTGGGCTGCGGCACCGAGGACCAGGTGGTCTTCACGCGCTCGACCACCGACTCGCTGAACCTGCTCGCCGCCGTACTCCCGCAGGACACCCGGGTGTTCGTCTTCGAGACCGAGCACCACGCCTCGCTGCTGCCGTGGGAGCAGCGCGCCGATGTCGCCGTGACCTACCTCAACGCGCCCCGCACCCCGCAGCAGGCGGTGGACACCCTGGAGAAGGCGCTGGCCGAGCGCGAGCCCTACGGCCCCGCGCTGGTCTGTGTGACGGGCGCGTCGAACGTGACCGGTGAGCTGTGGCCGGTGCGGGAGCTGGCCGCCGCCGCGCATGCGCACGGCGCGCGGATCGTGCTGGACGCCGCGCAGCTCGCCCCGCACCACCCCGTGGACATCACCGAGCTGGACGTCGACTGGGTCGCCTTCTCCGGCCACAAGCTGTACGCACCGTTCGGCGCCGGTGTGCTGGCCGGCCGCGCGGACTGGCTGCAGGCCGCCGCACCGTACCTGGCCGGCGGCGGCGCCAGCCGCAAGGTCTCCCGGCGCACGGACGGAGGGGTGGACGTCGAGTGGCACACCACCGCCGCCCGCCACGAGGCCGGTTCGCCGAACGTCATCGGCGCCTACGCCATCGCCTCGGCCTGCCGGGCACTGACCGAGGCCGGTTTCGACGGTCTGGTCGCCCGCGAGCAGGAACTGATCACCCGCGTCCGGGAAGGCCTGGCCGAGGTGCCCGAGGTGAACGTGCTCTCGCTCTTCGGCGACGACGCGGCACGGGTGGGCGTCCTCTCCTTCGTCGTCGAGGGCTGGAACAGCTCGCACTTCGCCGCCGCGCTGTCGGCCGAGTACGGCATCGGCGTCCGCGACGGCCTGTTCTGCGCCCACCCCCTCGTCCGCACCCTCCTGGGCAGCGAGCCCCAGGAACCGGGCGAGTGCGGCGCCCCCGAGGCGGCTCCCGGCGAACGCTCCCTCAACGCCATCCGCGTCAGCCTGGGCGTCGGCACGCCGGATGAGCACGTCGACCGTTTCCTCCGCGCGGTCAAGGAACTCGTCACGGATGGCGCCCGCTGGAACTACCACACGGAGGACGGCCGTTGCGTTCCCGCGCGTAGCGCGGGTTAA
- a CDS encoding Lrp/AsnC family transcriptional regulator: protein MITSIVLIKTNVDQIPEIAEKIAALEGVSEVYSVTGAHDLIAMVRVAAHDDLADVIPGRISKVPGVASTETHIAFRTYSQHDLEAAFAIGLDA, encoded by the coding sequence GTGATCACGTCGATCGTGCTCATCAAGACCAACGTGGACCAGATCCCGGAGATCGCCGAGAAGATCGCCGCGCTGGAGGGGGTCAGCGAGGTCTACTCGGTCACCGGGGCCCACGACCTGATCGCGATGGTGCGGGTCGCCGCCCACGACGACCTCGCCGACGTCATCCCCGGCCGGATCAGCAAGGTGCCGGGCGTCGCCTCCACGGAAACGCATATTGCGTTCCGCACGTATTCGCAGCATGACCTTGAGGCGGCCTTCGCGATTGGGCTCGACGCGTAG
- a CDS encoding cytochrome c oxidase subunit 4 has product MKIQGKMFIWLAVFVLAMAIVYGVWSKEPAGTTALFLAFGLCIMVGYYLAFTARRVDAGAQDNENAEVSDDAGELGFFSPHSWQPLSLAVGGALAFLGVVFGWWLLYFSLPVILVGLFGWVFEYYRGENRTQ; this is encoded by the coding sequence GTGAAGATCCAGGGCAAGATGTTCATCTGGCTCGCCGTCTTCGTCCTCGCCATGGCGATCGTCTATGGCGTCTGGTCGAAGGAGCCGGCGGGTACCACCGCACTGTTCCTCGCCTTCGGCCTGTGCATCATGGTCGGCTACTACCTGGCCTTCACGGCCCGGCGGGTCGACGCGGGCGCACAGGACAACGAGAACGCCGAGGTCTCGGACGACGCCGGTGAGCTGGGCTTCTTCAGCCCGCACAGCTGGCAGCCGCTGTCCCTGGCCGTCGGTGGCGCGCTCGCCTTCCTGGGCGTGGTCTTCGGCTGGTGGCTGCTGTACTTCTCCCTCCCGGTGATCCTCGTCGGCCTCTTCGGCTGGGTCTTCGAGTACTACCGCGGTGAGAACCGCACGCAGTAA